CAAATTGAAGTCTCAATTGACTTTTAGGCGATGACATCGTTCCGAGTAGCTCCTGCTATGCATGAGAGCATATATTGACATGAGGCATTTGCTATGCCTGAGCTCCCGTGGGCCGGTGCCGGGGTTTATCGACATGCTAACCGGTCAGGCTGGCAGACACTCGTCTTGCCAGCTTAGCCGAATTGACCCGGACTTGATCCAGAATGGTTGCACATGGCTGTCTCCCCCTCGACAGTCGGAGGGATGCCTTGAAACACAGGCATGATGTTGAAGTGTCTTGTGCGATGTGAAAAGTCTCCACACGGTGCAAAACTTGCGCTGTTAGCGTAAGTCGCTAACTGTAGCGCGCTAGCATAAACCAATCGTGAGTCGTTGGCAAGTCGTTCAAGTGGATTGAAGGAAGACTCAAAGACCCAGGTGAATTGATAGTGGACCTGTCGTGAGGGTATGTAAAGAAACGCAAACCCACCTGATAATATTGTTTCGAGTTGGTCTGAGCAGTTGCAGTTGAGTATGTGCCAAATTTCAAATCGAAATGCAACAGCCTCGGATCGGCGCCAGTCCGAATAATTCATCTGTGTCGATACCGAAGCCAGCGGCTTTTAATGACTATCCAGCACAGTACGACTTATCAACTTTTCGATATGTTGTGTACCTCGTGCACAGCGTAACGGCCATGCGAACGAAACGAACGAACATATGAATGGCGGAGCACTGTGAAGGTTGCATCGACCGGTAGCGAGTTGTCCTGATAGTGAACACTGGAAGGCCCCTGATGAAGCATGCCGTATTTTCATGTGAGCATCAATTGAGTTTGGTATGAACTGTCAGCCGTGAGCGACAATTCTTTGTGTCGGAATTTTCGAAGAATTCTTGGAGCAGTCAAGAAGCAGCATTATATGTTAGTAACGACACCGCATTCCTCGACCGACAGTGTCCGGGCATGAAGAAGGGTATATCTGGCACTTCCAAGTCCGAATTAGAAGGGCGGTTCAAATGAACGAGGAGAAGGATGAGGTCACATCGTGAATGAGAGATCAACCGCACGTCATCCCGTTACTGACGAGTCTCTTGAGATCGATGTGCGTCCAGAAACATATAGGAGGGGCTTACCTTCCATGCTATAGGCGAGATCCATTTCGGACTGGCTCAGTACGAGGAACAATAGGCTCAACAATGAAATGAGAGGACGGGCTTATAAGAATTCGACGCACTACGCTGAGTATAGCTCATGTGTATATGCCGTGCCTTTCTCTGTAGAAGAGCATGGGTCTGGCATAGTATTAGTGCGCTGTCGTGAGTGCTCTACTATTTCTCGGGCCTTACTCACATTCACGGACTCGATAGATGGCATTGCGTTTTGACCAAGGTTCACGCTACTCCACCAAGTTCGAAGCGTTGGCGTCGTTTTGCCAGTGTAAGCCACTTCGAAAGTCGTAACACCATCGTGGCTCGCCATCAATATTCAACAAACAATATCTAACGAGTGaggagaagatgaaggcgaagaagaagaagaagaagaagagaacaaAGAAGACCAGACGGCTGCATCTTGggtttcatctcatctctttCCCCTCACCTGAATCACATGACCCAAGATGTCTTGTCTGGTAACCCGGCCCCCTCTACTTATACAACTGTGTCACATCACCAAGGATATTCAGCAACCAGGGCATTGTGTATGCAGGGCGTGGCGGTGGAGTCGGTGGCAGCTGGGTGTGGGAGAGAGACACTGGATCGATGTCTGTGGTATGCGTCGTGTTTCCGGGAACAATAAGGTGAGACTCGGTTGAAGGTTGTCGGCCGGATGAGGATGTGGAAGCAAAGGTAAGAATGGCTGCTAtctgagagagagagagagaggaggGGAGAGAAATTAAACAAGGAAGTCGAGGTGTTATTGACCAAGCCAAGTTTTGAGTAATGGCCCAGCGACAGAGTAAGATTATCCGAGTCACAAAGATCAAAGTGAGGGGAAGACAACGCCGTGGCTGCCGTCCAAAAGATGAAGGGAGCAATCAGCCGAATAGAGGCTTCTGCATTTGGTAGGGACGCCTGTTGGATGGCACCTTCCCAGTTCCCGCGATTGGTTATGCCACCCATCCTACGCCGCGTGCCTTGGACGGACCTTGGACATTTGGGTGGTATTCAAGCCGTCAGCAAACCCAAATGGCTGCGTAGTGACTGTGATTTGTCAAAACGCAAGGGGAAAGCGACGGTTTGACTTTTTAGGCTGCATTTGCCTATTTTTAATTGTTCAGTTGATAGCGTCAAAAACGTGTTTTGCTCTGACATTGtcaactatatatttttatatactatCACGCGACAAGTCTATAAACATTATCTATTTATGTCGAGCAAGGTCAGCAGCTACCTATCTATATTGAACTCAGAGACCATTGAAAGCGGGGAAGGTTTGAAAATCCGGGGTAATTAGGGTACGGGTAACTCTTGCCTCCCTTCCGTAGTGGAGCTTGCATTATCCCATCGTCTCTCTGCGCCCTGGTATTGGACAGCTCTCGGGTTTCACAGCCTCAAGAATTGGCCCCCATCATTCGATTCATATGTCCGGGTGCTCCGATGGGTCTTCTTGTGTACTCGTGCATCAAAGTCTTTATGCAAAATAGTCGGAGTATTTGCCCTGTTCGATCCCCAACACCCTAGAAACTATACATATCATTGCTACGCCAACATGGTTCGGCGATTAATCGACAGTGTCCTTGCACAATTGTAAGGCAGAGCAGATGATGTGAATTCCAAAATACTGACTGAGCAAAGCAAATtcattgattgattgatttcaTACGGTGGGTAACCTGGACAAAGAatagatattaaaatcttCAATAACAATTACAAAGTGCCTTTGCCCAAAATAGAGGCCACGCTCGTAGTCTTTACCTAAACTTCTAACTAAGCTGTTTTTCCTACACGGCACCCTTAAGTCTTGTCATATATCGCGCAGTTACAACCTAACAAGTCTAAATATGACACCAAGCACATTACATTACATTTACCACATTGTAAATTGGGAAAAGCGAATGAGTAGAAACGAATATGAAGGATATTGATAGCATATCTATCCTGTGTCGTAGTCTAAGCCCGTGAACTCCTGGTCTTGCCATAATTACCCAGTGTCTCTCCTCCAACCCAATACATACACCTTATTTCTTGAATGTTGCGCTTCGCTCGCCTCTCACCGGAGGTGCTTTACGAGCTCCCTTGATGTCCGTGTCTGCAGACTTGGAATAAGGGTCAAACACCCttttcttgcccttgacatCGGCGGTTGGTTCCCTCTTCGCATTGACCACTGATGCGGCCTTGCTATAATCAAAAGGCACCGCATCgaacttcttgaccttgtcatCTTCCTTTCTCTGTTTCTTCTGGGCTTTGCgggccttcttggcctcttgTCGTCGGATTTGTTCTTCCTTAGCCTTTTTCTCCTCTGCCTTGCGTTGCTTGCGACGGGCACTCCTGGATTCTGCTTCACCAGACTCATCCTCGATAGCAATgactccatcatcatcttgcaTCTCCTCGTCACTGTCTGAATCTGAGGATTCGGCCCCTTCCTCACTTGAATCAGATTCTTCCACCGCCTCTGACTTTCGTTTCTGGCCTCTCTTTAGAGTAaattcctcatcttcctcttcaactTGAGCACTGCCCCCTGCATTCTCCACATTACTGGGTTGTTCAGGGACCACAGCCGGGTCGGTGACGGTATTGTGTTGAACGTCTCCCTCAATCGTGCCCTGTTGAACGAACTTCTGCCAGGGGAACGGAATAAGGTCCTCTTCAGTTTCCGGACGTCGCGTCGAAACATCCCACTGAGTACTGATCGGCATATCTCCAAATAACTGCGATCGAGTCAGCCTACTGACCGTGACCTCTCCATCAAGGTCTGGTAACTTTGTTGTCTTCCTGGCTGCAATAGGGACGCCATTCCTCATAAGACTGTCCGGTGCCATCGAAGTGAAAAAATGAAGCAAACTTCGGCcacccttggccttggtctcCTTGATGTATTCCCAGATCTCATTGAAGCGCGGCCTGGCTAGCGATGCATTCAGAGGCAGTAAGCTGTGAAGGGCTTTTGCGTCCGGTGGGTTGATGCGAGCAATTTCTGCAACGTCCCTGGTACTGAGAACGAAGTTGGTGCTCTCATCCTCCTTCCTGGCTGTGTCGTCTCTCCATTTCCACAAGGCTCTGAAGACGGAAAATTGCTCGATATCGAAAGCCATGTGAGAGTTCTTGAAAACGTACGAGTACCAACCGCGAGAACCTTCGCCGGTCTCCTCATCGTAACCGGGCTGTTCGTAGCGAGACAGAGATTGTTCTCTTGATCTTTCAAGGGCACGACCAATGAAGTCTTTATCGGCATCAAATTTATCTGAGGCTGCGATAAGCTCGTTTCGTACACGATCGTAAATGTAAAGTAGGTAGTGGGTATCAGACCGAGCATAGTACAGCATCTCCTTGGGCAATGGCCGTATTCTCCAATCCGCTAATTGATATTGTTTGTCCGCGTCAAAGTCGACAAACTTGGACAGTAGGTACGCAAGACTCTTGGCAGGGTAGTTAAGTTGCTCACATGCGAAAAATGTATCAAAGAGACCGTTCACGTAAAGTCCCAAATCTCGCTGCAGCCATACCATGTCCATATACGCACCGTGGAAAACCTGCCATTGTCAGCAAGAGCTCGCCATGTCGAGCTTGAAATACGTACCTTGACGATCTTGGGGTCAGTAAAGACCTGATTGAGAACTTCGAGTTTATGGCGCCAGGGTTGCAGAGTATCCACGATCCAATCTTTCTCACGTGTGCTAATCTGCATCAGGGACACAAGTCCGACATAGGTTCTGAAGTCGTGATGTTCCAGATCTACCGCAATCTCTTTCGCTTTCTTGAGCTCTTCCAGCATTTCGAGAACGCCTTCATATGTATCAACAAAAGTTGCTTCGGTCGTGTCAACAGGCTGATACATAATGGGCTCGGCTTGTTTGAAAACTCGTTTTGGGTATATCATGCGGACAATCTCGTGCTCGTAAGGATGTTGATATCTGTTGTTAGGTGGTCAGTAACTGGTATTGCCTAGGACCACAAGGAAGTGTAACTATAAGCATGTAGACATACTGCGGCGTCCCGGTTTCGTCAGGCACGATATTGAGGCTCTCTTCCAAAGACACCTTGGCGTTTGGCTTGGATGTAAGCATTGGTTTCCAAGGTGGTGGAGCAAAGTTGTCGGGCTTTCGCTCAAACTGAAGTTGAGGCTTGGACATGTTGGCGTTTCGAATGACCTTGTTCGTCGATTTCGGTTTCTTTGCCTTGTTCTATTGATGGTAAACATTAGTCATATAATTCAGAGGATACAGTTTGACATACAAAATCAGAAGCAGGAGGCTCCTTTCTTTTAACAAGTCCTGTGTATTCATCCAGCGCTGTGTCGGCCTTTTCGAGTGATGAATCGACGACATCGACCACCCCTCTCCACTTCATCTCGATATCTTCCACATCTTCAAGCTTAGGCGCCTTGACACCACATGACTTTCCGGTTGATTGCAACAGCCGTGTGGATAATTCAAGGATTCGTGAAGTTCGGTCGTCAAGCTGTTGGCTCACGTTAGGATTGACTGTACGCTGAAAGCTCAAGTCTTCGGCAGCGATCCGGTTCACAGTCTTGATTGTCGAGACAAGTGACTTCTGAATGCTATTCTGGA
This Fusarium poae strain DAOMC 252244 chromosome 3, whole genome shotgun sequence DNA region includes the following protein-coding sequences:
- a CDS encoding hypothetical protein (BUSCO:9718at5125), with the translated sequence MEKSQDFKSLQNSIQKSLVSTIKTVNRIAAEDLSFQRTVNPNVSQQLDDRTSRILELSTRLLQSTGKSCGVKAPKLEDVEDIEMKWRGVVDVVDSSLEKADTALDEYTGLVKRKEPPASDFNKAKKPKSTNKVIRNANMSKPQLQFERKPDNFAPPPWKPMLTSKPNAKVSLEESLNIVPDETGTPQYQHPYEHEIVRMIYPKRVFKQAEPIMYQPVDTTEATFVDTYEGVLEMLEELKKAKEIAVDLEHHDFRTYVGLVSLMQISTREKDWIVDTLQPWRHKLEVLNQVFTDPKIVKVFHGAYMDMVWLQRDLGLYVNGLFDTFFACEQLNYPAKSLAYLLSKFVDFDADKQYQLADWRIRPLPKEMLYYARSDTHYLLYIYDRVRNELIAASDKFDADKDFIGRALERSREQSLSRYEQPGYDEETGEGSRGWYSYVFKNSHMAFDIEQFSVFRALWKWRDDTARKEDESTNFVLSTRDVAEIARINPPDAKALHSLLPLNASLARPRFNEIWEYIKETKAKGGRSLLHFFTSMAPDSLMRNGVPIAARKTTKLPDLDGEVTVSRLTRSQLFGDMPISTQWDVSTRRPETEEDLIPFPWQKFVQQGTIEGDVQHNTVTDPAVVPEQPSNVENAGGSAQVEEEDEEFTLKRGQKRKSEAVEESDSSEEGAESSDSDSDEEMQDDDGVIAIEDESGEAESRSARRKQRKAEEKKAKEEQIRRQEAKKARKAQKKQRKEDDKVKKFDAVPFDYSKAASVVNAKREPTADVKGKKRVFDPYSKSADTDIKGARKAPPVRGERSATFKK